A genomic window from Martelella lutilitoris includes:
- a CDS encoding urate hydroxylase PuuD translates to MFELAIIWEWAQFAVRWLHVITAIAWIGSSFYFIALDLGLVSRPGLPEGVSGEEWQVHGGGFYNIQKYMVAPAHMPEHLIWFKWESYFTWMTGFLMLALVYYGGADLFLVNRSVLDVSAPVAILISLASLSIGWLFYHYLCKSPLGKHTIGLMLLLYVLLVFMAWGYSHLFTGRAAFLHMGAFTATIMTANVFFVIIPNQKIVVADLKAGKTPDPKLGKEAKQRSLHNNYLTLPVIFFMLSNHYPLAFATTYSWIIASLVFLMGVTIRHYFNTVHARKGEPNWTWLLTAIIFIVIMWLSTSPQFFKSENPDMAVAPAFEKFAQDPHFAAAKQVVSTRCSMCHMAEPVYDGIHRPPLNVRFETDAEIASRASQIYLQAGRSHAMPPGNVTGMTDDERAKLVAWYRSSTSGKKAE, encoded by the coding sequence ATGTTTGAACTCGCCATCATCTGGGAATGGGCGCAATTCGCCGTGCGCTGGCTGCATGTCATCACCGCCATCGCCTGGATCGGCTCTTCCTTCTACTTCATCGCGCTCGATCTCGGCCTCGTCTCCCGTCCCGGGCTGCCGGAAGGCGTTTCCGGCGAGGAATGGCAGGTCCATGGCGGCGGGTTCTACAATATACAGAAATACATGGTCGCGCCGGCGCATATGCCGGAGCACCTGATCTGGTTCAAGTGGGAATCCTATTTCACCTGGATGACCGGCTTCCTGATGCTGGCGCTGGTCTATTACGGCGGCGCGGACCTGTTCCTGGTCAATCGCAGCGTGCTCGACGTCTCCGCCCCCGTCGCGATCCTGATCTCGTTGGCATCGCTGTCGATCGGCTGGCTGTTCTACCACTATCTCTGCAAGTCCCCGCTCGGCAAGCACACGATCGGGCTGATGCTGCTGCTCTACGTGTTGCTGGTCTTCATGGCCTGGGGCTACTCGCACCTCTTCACCGGCCGCGCCGCCTTCCTGCATATGGGCGCGTTCACGGCGACGATCATGACCGCCAATGTGTTCTTCGTGATCATCCCCAACCAGAAGATCGTGGTGGCCGACCTGAAGGCCGGCAAGACGCCCGATCCGAAGCTCGGCAAGGAGGCCAAGCAGCGCTCGCTCCACAACAACTACCTGACGCTGCCGGTCATCTTCTTCATGCTCTCGAACCACTATCCGCTGGCGTTCGCGACCACATACAGCTGGATCATCGCCTCGCTGGTGTTCCTGATGGGCGTGACCATAAGGCACTATTTCAACACCGTGCATGCCCGCAAGGGCGAGCCGAACTGGACCTGGCTGCTGACGGCGATCATCTTCATCGTGATCATGTGGCTCTCCACCTCGCCGCAATTCTTCAAGTCGGAAAATCCCGACATGGCGGTCGCCCCCGCTTTCGAGAAATTTGCACAGGACCCGCATTTCGCCGCCGCCAAGCAGGTGGTCTCGACGCGCTGTTCGATGTGCCACATGGCAGAACCCGTCTATGACGGCATTCACCGCCCGCCGCTCAATGTCCGCTTCGAGACCGACGCCGAAATCGCATCGCGCGCAAGCCAGATTTACTTGCAGGCCGGCCGCAGCCATGCCATGCCTCCGGGGAATGTAACCGGCATGACGGATGACGAGCGGGCAAAACTGGTGGCCTGGTACAGATCCAGCACCAGCGGAAAGAAGGCTGAATGA
- the xdhC gene encoding xanthine dehydrogenase accessory protein XdhC, which produces MSEDATFRRFFEDHPASVIVTVAEIRGSTPREAGAMMAVSNDATCGTIGGGQLEYLAIDHARRLLKGHDAPLRLDIPLGPEIGQCCGGRTVLGFEVADAGTVDRLLNALAEKAASNPSVYIFGGGHVGAALAQALAPLPFNTTVIETRPEMDGPLPETVELRLSPMPEAEVARMPAGSAAVILTHDHALDFLIATEALKRNDLAYCGMIGSKTKRATFLSYARKEGLSPNALSRLTMPIGAGVADKRPSVIAALVASELIHVISATKAGTLPAERAKT; this is translated from the coding sequence ATGAGCGAGGACGCGACATTCCGGCGTTTTTTCGAAGATCATCCGGCCTCCGTCATTGTCACGGTGGCCGAGATCAGGGGCTCGACGCCGCGCGAGGCAGGCGCGATGATGGCCGTGTCCAACGACGCCACATGCGGAACGATCGGCGGCGGCCAGCTCGAATATCTCGCGATCGATCATGCCCGGCGACTGCTGAAGGGGCATGACGCGCCGCTGCGGCTCGACATTCCCCTCGGCCCCGAGATCGGCCAATGCTGCGGCGGGCGGACGGTTCTCGGCTTTGAGGTCGCGGATGCCGGCACAGTCGACCGCCTTCTGAACGCGCTTGCGGAGAAGGCGGCGTCAAACCCTTCGGTCTATATTTTCGGCGGCGGCCATGTCGGCGCGGCCTTGGCGCAGGCGCTTGCTCCCCTGCCCTTCAACACGACCGTGATCGAGACCCGCCCTGAGATGGACGGTCCGCTTCCCGAAACCGTGGAACTCCGCCTGTCGCCAATGCCGGAGGCCGAGGTCGCGCGCATGCCGGCCGGCAGCGCCGCCGTCATCCTCACCCATGACCATGCGCTCGATTTCCTGATCGCCACGGAGGCGCTGAAACGGAATGATCTCGCCTATTGCGGCATGATCGGCTCGAAAACCAAGCGCGCGACCTTTCTGAGCTACGCCCGGAAGGAGGGCCTGAGCCCGAACGCGCTTTCCCGGCTCACCATGCCGATCGGCGCCGGGGTCGCCGACAAGCGGCCGTCCGTGATTGCCGCCTTGGTTGCAAGCGAACTTATCCACGTCATTTCTGCCACAAAAGCGGGCACGCTGCCCGCGGAACGGGCAAAGACCTGA
- the xdhB gene encoding xanthine dehydrogenase molybdopterin binding subunit, with the protein MDKQTNEALTLKTEISGGMHKPRVHDSAHKHVAGTAEYIDDIPEPAGLLHVGLGLSERPHARVAAMDLSSVEEAPGVVAVLSAKDVPGTNDISSGGNHDEPLFANEEVEYHGQIMFAVIAETRHQARAAARLAKITYEDLPFWTNVRDAIANDAPNVITPMTLQRGDAKAALDRAPRRITGEMEIGGQEHFYLESQIALAIPGEDDEVAVWSSTQHPSEIQHIVGHVLDIPSNAVTVYQRRMGGGFGGKETQGNSFAAIAALAAKKLNRAIKVRPDRDEDMAITGKRHDFVAFYDIGFDDDGVIEGVDATFAARCGFSSDLSGPVTDRTLFHADSSYYYPNVHMVSRPLKTHTCSNTAYRGFGGPQGMLAGERFIEEIAYALGKDPLDIRKANFYGPNGSGRDVTPYHQTVEDNIILRVVEELEQTSDYRARRQAIIDFNRTSPVIRRGIALTPVKFGISFTMTAFNQAGALVHVYQDGSVQLNHGGTEMGQGLYIKVAQVVADVFQIDLERVKITATTTGKVPNTSATAASSGSDLNGMAAWNGAMQIRDRLVAFAAENWKVAPEEVEFLPNRVRVGQEEIPFPDLIKAAYFARIQLSAAGFYKTPKIHWDRAAGKGRPFYYFAYGAACTEVSIDTLTGEYLFDRTDILHDVGRSLNPAVDIGQIEGGFVQGLGWLTTEELWWDDKGRLRTHAPSTYKIPLASDRPKIFNVKLADFSENREPTIGRSKAVGEPPFMLAISALEAISMAVASVADYRVCPKLDAPATPERVLMAVERMKKA; encoded by the coding sequence ATGGACAAGCAGACCAATGAAGCGCTGACGCTGAAGACCGAGATTTCCGGCGGCATGCACAAGCCCCGCGTTCACGATTCCGCCCACAAGCATGTGGCCGGCACAGCCGAATATATCGATGATATTCCCGAACCCGCAGGCCTTCTGCATGTCGGCCTTGGCCTCTCCGAACGCCCGCATGCGCGCGTTGCCGCGATGGACCTGTCGTCCGTGGAAGAAGCCCCCGGCGTCGTTGCCGTGCTCTCGGCGAAGGATGTGCCCGGCACCAATGATATTTCCTCGGGCGGCAATCACGACGAACCGCTCTTTGCCAATGAAGAGGTCGAGTATCACGGCCAGATCATGTTCGCGGTGATCGCCGAGACAAGGCATCAGGCCCGCGCCGCAGCGCGGCTTGCGAAGATCACCTATGAAGACCTGCCCTTCTGGACCAATGTGCGCGACGCGATTGCCAATGACGCGCCCAATGTCATCACGCCGATGACGCTTCAGCGCGGCGATGCGAAGGCCGCGCTCGACAGGGCGCCGCGCAGGATCACCGGCGAGATGGAGATCGGCGGACAGGAACATTTCTACCTCGAAAGCCAGATCGCGCTCGCCATACCCGGTGAGGATGACGAGGTGGCCGTCTGGTCGTCCACCCAGCATCCAAGCGAGATCCAGCACATCGTCGGCCATGTGCTCGACATTCCGTCGAACGCCGTCACCGTCTATCAGCGGCGCATGGGCGGCGGCTTCGGCGGCAAGGAGACGCAGGGCAACAGCTTTGCCGCAATCGCGGCCCTTGCGGCCAAGAAACTCAACCGTGCGATCAAGGTCCGCCCCGACCGCGACGAGGACATGGCAATCACCGGCAAGCGCCACGATTTCGTCGCCTTCTACGATATCGGCTTTGACGATGACGGCGTGATCGAAGGCGTGGATGCGACCTTTGCCGCGCGCTGCGGCTTTTCTTCCGACCTGTCCGGGCCGGTGACCGACCGCACGCTGTTTCACGCCGACAGTTCCTATTATTATCCGAACGTGCACATGGTCTCGCGGCCGTTGAAGACGCATACTTGCTCGAACACCGCCTATCGCGGTTTCGGCGGGCCGCAGGGGATGCTTGCCGGCGAGCGCTTCATCGAGGAAATCGCCTATGCGCTCGGCAAGGACCCGCTCGATATCCGCAAGGCGAATTTCTACGGCCCCAACGGCTCCGGGCGCGACGTGACGCCCTACCACCAGACGGTGGAGGACAACATCATCCTGCGCGTGGTCGAGGAACTGGAACAGACCTCCGACTACCGCGCCCGCCGCCAGGCGATCATCGACTTCAACAGGACCAGTCCGGTGATCAGGAGGGGCATCGCGCTGACCCCGGTGAAATTCGGCATTTCCTTCACCATGACCGCCTTCAATCAGGCGGGCGCGCTCGTCCATGTCTATCAGGACGGCTCGGTGCAGCTCAATCACGGCGGCACGGAGATGGGCCAGGGGCTTTACATCAAGGTCGCGCAGGTGGTCGCCGACGTCTTCCAGATCGATCTCGAACGGGTGAAGATCACCGCGACGACGACCGGCAAGGTGCCGAACACCTCGGCGACGGCCGCCTCCTCCGGCTCCGACCTCAACGGCATGGCAGCCTGGAATGGCGCGATGCAGATTCGCGACCGGCTGGTTGCCTTTGCGGCGGAGAACTGGAAGGTCGCGCCTGAAGAGGTGGAATTCCTGCCAAATCGCGTTCGCGTCGGTCAGGAAGAAATTCCTTTCCCCGATCTGATCAAGGCCGCCTATTTCGCCCGTATCCAGCTTTCGGCTGCAGGCTTCTACAAGACGCCGAAGATCCACTGGGACCGCGCGGCGGGCAAGGGCCGCCCCTTCTACTATTTCGCCTATGGCGCGGCCTGCACCGAGGTCTCGATCGATACGCTCACCGGCGAATATCTGTTCGACCGAACCGATATTCTCCACGATGTCGGGCGCTCCTTGAACCCGGCCGTCGATATCGGCCAGATCGAGGGCGGTTTCGTGCAGGGTCTCGGCTGGCTGACGACGGAGGAGTTGTGGTGGGACGACAAGGGGCGGCTCAGAACCCATGCGCCGTCGACCTACAAGATCCCGCTTGCCTCCGACCGGCCGAAGATCTTCAACGTCAAGCTCGCCGATTTTTCCGAAAACCGCGAACCGACCATCGGCCGTTCGAAGGCCGTCGGCGAACCGCCCTTCATGCTGGCGATTTCGGCGCTGGAGGCGATCTCCATGGCCGTTGCCAGCGTCGCCGACTACCGCGTCTGCCCGAAGCTCGACGCGCCGGCAACGCCCGAACGCGTGCTGATGGCGGTGGAGCGGATGAAGAAGGCGTGA
- the xdhA gene encoding xanthine dehydrogenase small subunit, producing the protein MTIRFILNDRDVTRDRFSPSETLLDYLRIERRLTGSKEGCAEGDCGACTVLVGRLTRGRLVYETVNACIRFTASLNATHVVTVEHLAAKDGKLHPVQQAMVDMNGSQCGFCTPGFVMSLYALWMENEKPSRQAIEKALQGNLCRCTGYEPIVKAAEKASAIRPDAAFDALARERETILAKLAAMKTGETITVGNESKRGIIPGSAEALAEVLAEYRDATIVAGSTDVGLWVTKQMRDLNPMVFINHLEELQTITETEKSFIIGAGVTYTEAFPALAGKIPALSRLIDRIGGEQVRNMGTIGGNVANGSPIGDTPPALIALGATLTLQSKDGTRSIALEDFFRDYGKQDKRPGEFVLSLTVPKPAKGAHYAVYKVSKRREEDISALCGAFYLELARDGTVDKIRIAYGGMAGIPKRAAHVEAALSGKPWTSETVEAVRPAFESDYQPMTDMRATAEYRMLAAKNLLSRLLLETGGSPQELSRFEREEA; encoded by the coding sequence ATGACGATACGGTTCATCCTCAACGACAGGGACGTGACGCGCGACAGGTTTTCGCCGTCGGAAACCCTGCTTGACTATCTGCGCATCGAGCGCCGCCTGACGGGCTCCAAGGAAGGCTGCGCGGAGGGCGATTGCGGCGCCTGCACCGTGCTCGTCGGCAGGCTGACGCGCGGCAGGCTCGTCTACGAGACGGTCAATGCCTGCATCCGCTTCACCGCCTCGCTGAACGCCACCCATGTCGTCACCGTCGAGCATCTGGCGGCGAAGGACGGCAAGCTGCATCCGGTCCAGCAGGCCATGGTCGACATGAACGGCTCGCAATGCGGCTTCTGCACGCCGGGCTTCGTCATGTCGCTTTACGCGCTGTGGATGGAAAACGAGAAACCTTCGCGTCAGGCCATCGAAAAGGCGTTGCAGGGCAATCTCTGTCGCTGCACCGGCTACGAGCCGATCGTCAAGGCGGCGGAGAAGGCCTCCGCCATTCGACCGGATGCGGCCTTCGATGCGCTGGCGCGCGAGCGCGAGACCATCCTGGCGAAGCTCGCGGCGATGAAGACCGGCGAGACCATAACCGTTGGAAACGAGAGCAAGCGCGGGATCATTCCCGGCTCCGCCGAGGCCCTTGCCGAGGTGCTCGCCGAATACCGCGATGCGACCATCGTTGCCGGTTCCACCGATGTGGGTCTCTGGGTCACCAAACAGATGCGCGATCTGAATCCAATGGTGTTCATCAACCATCTGGAAGAACTGCAGACGATCACCGAGACGGAGAAGAGCTTCATCATCGGCGCAGGCGTCACCTATACGGAAGCGTTCCCGGCGCTGGCAGGCAAGATCCCGGCGCTCTCCCGGCTGATCGACCGGATCGGCGGCGAGCAGGTGCGCAATATGGGCACGATCGGCGGCAATGTCGCCAACGGCTCGCCGATCGGCGATACGCCGCCCGCCCTGATCGCCCTCGGGGCGACGCTGACGCTGCAATCGAAGGACGGCACGCGCTCCATCGCGCTTGAGGATTTTTTCCGCGACTACGGCAAGCAGGACAAACGGCCGGGCGAATTCGTGCTGTCGCTCACCGTTCCGAAGCCGGCCAAGGGCGCGCACTACGCCGTCTACAAGGTTTCCAAACGCCGCGAAGAGGATATTTCCGCCCTGTGCGGCGCGTTCTATCTGGAACTTGCGCGCGATGGCACGGTCGACAAAATCCGCATCGCCTATGGCGGCATGGCCGGCATTCCGAAACGCGCTGCCCATGTGGAGGCCGCCCTTTCCGGCAAGCCCTGGACGTCCGAGACCGTGGAAGCGGTGCGGCCGGCCTTTGAGAGCGATTACCAGCCGATGACCGATATGCGCGCCACGGCGGAATATCGCATGCTGGCGGCCAAGAACCTGCTCTCCCGCCTGCTGCTCGAAACCGGGGGCAGCCCGCAGGAACTCTCACGCTTCGAACGCGAGGAGGCCTGA
- a CDS encoding 3-hydroxybutyrate dehydrogenase gives MARTVVVTGSTSGIGLGIAEGFAKAGDNLVINGFGSEEAINQAVDRIGSLGEGSVIYHPADMTKPDEIADLIATADKTFGGLDVLVNNAGVQHVSPIEDFPPEKWDQIIAINLTSSFHTIHHAVPLMKKAGHGRIINLVSAHGLVASPFKSAYVAAKHGMMGLTKTVALELARHSITVNAICPGYVLTPLVEKQIPDTAKARGMTEEQVKTDVLLAAQPTKQFVTVEQIAAAALYLASDAACQVTGTHISIDGGWTAQ, from the coding sequence ATGGCGCGTACAGTAGTGGTGACCGGCTCGACCAGCGGCATAGGCCTCGGCATCGCCGAAGGCTTCGCGAAGGCCGGAGACAATCTCGTCATCAACGGTTTCGGATCGGAAGAGGCGATCAATCAGGCCGTCGATCGCATCGGCAGTCTCGGCGAGGGATCGGTGATCTACCACCCCGCCGACATGACCAAGCCAGACGAGATCGCGGATCTGATCGCGACTGCCGACAAGACCTTCGGCGGGCTCGACGTGCTGGTCAACAACGCCGGCGTGCAGCATGTCAGCCCGATCGAGGATTTTCCGCCGGAAAAATGGGACCAGATCATCGCCATCAATCTGACAAGTTCCTTTCACACCATCCATCATGCGGTTCCGCTGATGAAGAAGGCGGGCCACGGCCGGATCATCAATCTGGTCTCCGCCCACGGGCTGGTCGCCTCGCCTTTCAAGTCCGCCTATGTGGCGGCGAAACACGGCATGATGGGGCTGACGAAGACGGTCGCGCTGGAACTGGCCCGTCACAGCATCACCGTCAACGCCATCTGCCCCGGTTATGTGCTGACGCCGCTCGTGGAAAAGCAGATCCCGGATACGGCGAAGGCGCGCGGGATGACGGAGGAACAGGTGAAAACCGACGTTCTTCTGGCCGCCCAGCCGACCAAGCAGTTCGTGACCGTCGAGCAGATCGCCGCCGCGGCGCTTTATCTAGCGAGCGACGCCGCCTGCCAGGTCACCGGCACGCATATTTCGATTGACGGCGGCTGGACCGCGCAATAA
- a CDS encoding LLM class flavin-dependent oxidoreductase, which produces MELGVFTFADVDPSDGIDRGREAERRMKDLMEEIRLADDVGLDVFGVGEHHRVDYLVSSPATVLAGAATVTKNIRLTSAVSILSSDDPVRVFQLFSSVDLLSSGRAEIMAGRGSFIESFPLFGYPLEAYDELFSEKLDLLLNIRENEKVTWSGNTRAPLADQSVYPRPVQNPLPVWIAAGGTPQSMARAGFLGLPLIIAILGGQPRRFAPLFDIHRQAGLQAGHDPAKLKRGISVHGFLADTAEEAADIFFEPQKAVMDRLGRERGWGPQSRAQFDASMGPEGALFVGGPEDLARKIVAHQRIFGLDRFMIQFAVGLVPQAQVLHAIELFGKRVAPMVREMLADGEPV; this is translated from the coding sequence ATGGAACTGGGTGTCTTCACATTTGCCGATGTCGATCCGTCTGACGGCATTGATCGCGGGCGCGAGGCCGAACGCCGAATGAAGGACCTGATGGAGGAGATCAGGCTGGCCGACGATGTCGGGCTCGATGTCTTCGGCGTCGGCGAGCATCACCGCGTCGACTATCTTGTTTCCTCGCCGGCAACGGTTCTGGCGGGTGCAGCCACGGTCACCAAGAATATCCGGCTGACGAGCGCGGTCTCGATCCTGTCGTCGGATGATCCTGTGCGCGTGTTCCAGCTGTTTTCCTCCGTCGACTTGCTGTCTTCGGGCCGGGCGGAAATCATGGCAGGGCGTGGATCCTTCATCGAAAGCTTTCCGCTTTTCGGCTATCCGCTGGAAGCCTATGACGAGCTGTTTTCGGAAAAACTCGATCTCCTGTTGAATATCCGCGAAAACGAGAAGGTCACCTGGTCGGGCAATACGCGCGCGCCGCTCGCCGATCAGTCTGTCTATCCGCGTCCGGTGCAGAATCCGCTGCCGGTCTGGATCGCCGCCGGCGGCACGCCGCAGTCGATGGCGCGTGCCGGCTTTCTCGGCCTGCCGCTGATCATCGCCATCCTCGGCGGTCAGCCGCGCCGGTTTGCGCCGCTCTTCGATATCCACCGCCAGGCGGGGCTTCAGGCCGGCCACGATCCGGCGAAGCTGAAGCGCGGCATTTCCGTCCACGGTTTTCTCGCCGATACGGCCGAGGAAGCCGCCGACATCTTCTTCGAACCGCAAAAGGCGGTGATGGACAGGCTCGGACGCGAGCGCGGCTGGGGGCCGCAAAGCCGGGCGCAGTTCGATGCCTCGATGGGACCGGAAGGCGCGCTCTTCGTCGGCGGGCCGGAGGACCTTGCGCGCAAGATTGTCGCCCACCAGCGCATTTTCGGTCTCGACCGGTTCATGATTCAGTTCGCCGTCGGGCTTGTGCCGCAAGCGCAAGTGTTGCATGCCATCGAGCTGTTCGGCAAAAGGGTCGCGCCGATGGTGCGCGAAATGCTCGCCGATGGCGAACCGGTTTAG
- the map gene encoding type I methionyl aminopeptidase, translating to MIVTTEEELQALKEIGRICAGAVDIMSKALEPGITTLELDNIGRRFLEDNGAQSAPEVTYRFPGATCISVNEEVAHGIPGDRVIAAGDLVNIDVSAEKNGFFSDTGASFAVPPVTAKIKRLCRDGKRAMWTGINQVKPGGDFADIGNAIGDFARKNRYSLIRNLASHGIGRSLHEEPAELSTWPDPSERRRIAEGHVFTVEPFLSLGGEFAEEEEDRDWVLYSIPKALTVQFEHTLVATRNGPVILTLPGGE from the coding sequence ATGATCGTCACGACAGAAGAAGAGCTTCAGGCCCTGAAGGAGATCGGTCGCATCTGCGCGGGCGCGGTCGACATCATGTCGAAGGCGCTGGAGCCCGGCATTACGACGCTTGAACTGGACAATATCGGCCGTAGGTTCCTGGAGGACAACGGCGCGCAGTCGGCGCCGGAAGTGACCTATCGATTTCCCGGAGCCACCTGCATTTCCGTCAACGAGGAAGTTGCCCACGGCATTCCGGGCGACCGGGTGATTGCCGCCGGCGACCTCGTCAATATCGATGTTTCGGCCGAGAAGAACGGCTTTTTCTCCGACACCGGCGCATCATTCGCCGTGCCGCCGGTGACAGCGAAGATCAAGCGCCTCTGCCGCGACGGCAAGCGGGCGATGTGGACGGGCATCAACCAGGTGAAACCCGGCGGCGATTTCGCCGATATCGGCAATGCCATCGGCGATTTTGCCCGCAAGAACCGCTATTCGCTGATCCGCAACCTCGCGAGCCACGGCATCGGCCGCTCGCTGCACGAGGAGCCCGCCGAGCTTTCCACCTGGCCGGACCCGAGCGAACGGCGGCGCATTGCCGAGGGGCATGTGTTCACGGTCGAGCCTTTCCTCTCTCTCGGCGGCGAATTCGCCGAGGAGGAAGAGGACCGCGACTGGGTGCTTTATTCGATTCCCAAGGCGCTGACGGTCCAGTTCGAGCACACGCTGGTGGCAACCCGAAACGGCCCGGTGATCCTGACGCTTCCCGGGGGCGAGTAG
- the sbmA gene encoding peptide antibiotic transporter SbmA yields MFQSFFPKPKLFFASALIWALVAIAGWYGVVRELGVAVGFAPYPEGEQPIGLAHFVTPDFLWFYLYYAVFSVIFGVFWWIVGDNRKWQPWSVWGSQLIIFVTYFSVQISVAINNWRRPFGDTLQAALQGEGGITVGDFYTLMLIFLQIAFLSVTLFIVSRFFISHYIFRWRTAMNDYYTGMWERVRHIEGASQRVQEDTMRFASIMEGLGVSMIDSVMTLIAFLPVLFSLSQYVTELPIVGAIPAPLFTAAIFWSLFGTILLVVVGIKLPGLEFRNQRVEAAYRKELVYGEDHEDRADPVTLQELFTNVRRNYFRLYLHYTYFNLARSLYLQADNIFGYFILVPAIVAGAVTYGLVQQIVTAFGQVASSFQYLVMSWSTIIELISIYKRLKAFEAAIFGQQLPEIDREDYQEPGGAVADTHPD; encoded by the coding sequence TTGTTTCAGTCGTTTTTTCCGAAGCCGAAACTGTTTTTCGCCTCCGCCCTGATATGGGCGCTGGTCGCGATCGCCGGCTGGTACGGCGTGGTGCGCGAGCTTGGCGTCGCCGTAGGCTTCGCGCCCTATCCGGAAGGCGAGCAGCCGATCGGGCTTGCCCATTTCGTAACGCCCGACTTCCTGTGGTTCTACCTCTATTATGCCGTGTTCTCGGTGATCTTCGGCGTTTTCTGGTGGATCGTCGGCGATAATCGCAAATGGCAGCCCTGGTCGGTGTGGGGGTCGCAGCTGATCATCTTCGTCACCTATTTTTCGGTGCAGATCTCGGTTGCCATCAACAACTGGCGCCGTCCTTTCGGGGATACGTTGCAGGCGGCACTTCAGGGCGAAGGCGGCATAACGGTCGGCGACTTTTATACGCTGATGCTGATCTTCCTGCAGATCGCCTTTCTGAGCGTCACCCTTTTCATCGTTTCGCGCTTCTTCATCAGCCACTATATCTTCCGCTGGCGCACGGCGATGAATGACTACTACACCGGCATGTGGGAACGCGTCCGTCATATCGAAGGCGCATCCCAGCGCGTTCAGGAAGACACGATGCGCTTCGCCTCGATCATGGAGGGGCTCGGCGTTTCGATGATCGATTCGGTGATGACCCTGATCGCCTTTCTGCCGGTGCTGTTCTCGCTGTCGCAATATGTCACCGAACTGCCGATCGTCGGCGCGATTCCCGCTCCGCTTTTCACCGCGGCGATCTTCTGGTCGCTGTTCGGCACGATCTTGCTGGTTGTTGTGGGCATCAAGCTTCCGGGGCTGGAGTTCCGCAATCAGCGCGTCGAGGCCGCCTACCGTAAGGAACTCGTCTATGGCGAGGACCATGAGGACCGGGCCGATCCGGTGACGCTGCAGGAGCTCTTCACCAATGTGCGCCGCAACTATTTCCGGCTCTATCTGCACTACACCTATTTCAATCTCGCCCGCAGTCTCTACCTCCAGGCCGACAATATCTTCGGCTATTTCATTCTGGTCCCGGCAATTGTCGCCGGCGCGGTGACCTACGGTCTCGTACAGCAGATCGTGACGGCTTTCGGCCAGGTTGCCTCCTCGTTCCAGTATCTCGTGATGTCCTGGTCGACGATTATCGAGCTGATCTCGATCTACAAGCGCCTGAAGGCCTTCGAGGCTGCGATCTTCGGTCAGCAACTGCCGGAGATCGACCGCGAGGACTATCAGGAGCCGGGCGGCGCGGTGGCCGATACGCATCCCGACTGA
- a CDS encoding NnrU family protein, translating into MVMLIVAVLVFTGIHLINTFAPGFRRSMIDRLGENGWKGGFSLAALVALVFMIWAFGRARQEGIVLYTPPFWMAHVTLLLMLLAMICLAASFFPPGRITTMAKHPMVLSVKIWAFGHLLANGEAASVILFAGLLVWAVILRISLARRERSGNCSRKPFVSARYDAYAFVLGVVLWGLFIWKLHIWLIGVPVPLAM; encoded by the coding sequence ATGGTCATGCTCATCGTTGCGGTGCTGGTTTTCACGGGCATTCATCTCATCAACACTTTCGCGCCGGGGTTTCGCCGCTCGATGATCGATCGTCTGGGCGAGAACGGTTGGAAGGGGGGCTTTTCGCTCGCGGCGCTGGTAGCGCTCGTCTTCATGATCTGGGCCTTCGGCCGGGCCCGTCAGGAAGGCATCGTGCTCTACACGCCGCCCTTCTGGATGGCGCACGTCACCCTTCTTCTGATGCTTCTTGCGATGATCTGTCTTGCCGCAAGCTTCTTTCCGCCGGGTCGGATCACGACGATGGCCAAGCATCCGATGGTGCTGTCCGTGAAGATCTGGGCTTTCGGCCATCTTCTGGCCAATGGCGAGGCGGCATCCGTCATCCTCTTTGCCGGCCTTCTCGTCTGGGCGGTGATCCTCAGGATTTCGCTGGCACGGCGCGAGCGCTCCGGCAATTGCAGTCGCAAACCCTTCGTCTCCGCGCGCTACGACGCCTATGCTTTCGTCCTCGGGGTCGTGCTCTGGGGACTGTTCATCTGGAAGCTTCACATCTGGCTGATCGGCGTTCCGGTGCCGCTCGCCATGTGA